The following proteins are co-located in the Flammeovirga kamogawensis genome:
- a CDS encoding class I SAM-dependent methyltransferase — protein sequence MTNIDNWDTSLFESKHAFVFDYGEDVVRLLQPKQEERILDLGCGSGQLTNLISKSVKEVIGIDSSIEMIEQAKQNYPSINFYQKDATAFKFYQKFDAIFSNATLHWIKDYHFCIQSMYSNLKEGGRIVVEFGGKGNIEKIEKALKKILLKYGYIDQSEFEQWFFPSIGEYSLALEKVGFKVTFAEHFDRPTKLEDTESGIKDLLKMFGKNFLIGVLETDVDLILEEVQESLREDLFIDNEWFADYKRIRIVATKEVV from the coding sequence ATGACTAACATTGATAACTGGGATACCTCATTATTTGAGAGCAAACATGCATTTGTTTTCGATTATGGTGAAGATGTAGTTCGTTTACTTCAACCCAAACAAGAAGAAAGAATCTTAGACTTAGGCTGTGGATCTGGTCAGCTTACCAATTTGATCAGTAAATCTGTAAAAGAAGTAATAGGCATAGATTCTTCGATCGAAATGATAGAGCAGGCAAAACAAAATTACCCTTCAATTAATTTTTATCAAAAAGATGCAACTGCTTTTAAATTTTATCAAAAATTTGATGCAATTTTCTCAAATGCTACTCTACATTGGATTAAAGATTATCATTTCTGTATTCAATCTATGTACTCCAATTTAAAAGAAGGAGGTAGAATTGTAGTAGAATTTGGAGGAAAAGGTAACATTGAAAAAATAGAAAAAGCACTCAAAAAAATATTGTTGAAGTATGGTTATATAGACCAATCTGAGTTTGAACAATGGTTTTTCCCTTCAATAGGTGAATACAGTTTAGCGTTAGAAAAAGTGGGTTTTAAAGTTACTTTTGCAGAGCATTTTGATAGACCAACAAAATTAGAAGATACAGAAAGTGGTATAAAAGATTTACTTAAAATGTTTGGTAAAAACTTTCTTATTGGAGTTTTGGAAACGGATGTAGATTTAATTTTGGAAGAAGTACAAGAATCATTAAGAGAAGATTTGTTTATTGATAATGAGTGGTTTGCAGATTATAAAAGAATAAGAATTGTAGCTACTAAAGAAGTAGTATAA
- a CDS encoding thioredoxin family protein, which yields MTKQSILLSCILLIGNSIYGQGIVFSDINWNKAIENAKLTDKNIYVNIVSDWCTSCGELNESIFKDEQVSEFYNGHFINLSVDAESDLGRQFIQDYNIRSFPAHVYFYANGHAVHMAYGKVPPKVFNQIGEAALNPTSQLFTLETKFKSGKDLSVEEYLNYCIATISIRKPDYYACEKFISLLNKEALSNQDVITVVSQTLYNSTVTSIAFKFFIENQSEISSRIDANELIKIYNQIAKNTLSLAIKNKGQANYEEYLATITKYFPKELALQNNFIYAPRYYLSIGDTDKAFMMVDENFSHVKIIKNSDIIQKCNDWAWYFYENSENASQLSTALKWVDYGISINNSYDFIDTKAHLYYKLGRMDEAEELATQVLQHYKSIDKDTTNITALLAKVKIN from the coding sequence ATGACTAAGCAAAGTATTTTACTATCATGTATCCTATTAATAGGAAATTCTATCTATGGACAAGGAATTGTTTTCTCTGATATTAATTGGAATAAAGCAATTGAGAATGCAAAATTGACAGATAAAAATATTTATGTAAATATTGTATCTGATTGGTGTACATCTTGCGGAGAACTTAATGAAAGTATTTTTAAAGATGAGCAAGTAAGTGAATTTTATAACGGACATTTTATTAATTTATCTGTAGATGCTGAAAGTGATTTGGGGCGTCAATTTATTCAGGATTATAATATTCGATCTTTTCCTGCTCATGTGTATTTTTATGCGAATGGGCATGCAGTACATATGGCATATGGTAAAGTTCCACCCAAAGTTTTTAATCAAATAGGAGAAGCTGCTTTAAATCCAACAAGCCAACTTTTTACATTAGAAACCAAGTTTAAATCTGGCAAAGATTTGTCTGTAGAGGAATATTTAAATTATTGCATAGCTACCATTAGCATTAGAAAGCCAGATTATTATGCGTGCGAAAAGTTTATCTCTTTATTAAATAAGGAAGCACTTTCTAATCAAGATGTAATTACAGTAGTAAGTCAGACTTTGTATAATTCTACAGTAACGTCTATTGCTTTTAAGTTTTTCATAGAGAACCAATCAGAAATTTCATCAAGAATAGACGCCAATGAGTTAATTAAAATTTACAATCAAATTGCAAAAAATACATTGTCATTGGCTATAAAAAATAAAGGGCAAGCCAATTATGAAGAATATCTAGCAACAATTACTAAATACTTTCCTAAGGAATTGGCACTTCAAAATAATTTTATTTATGCTCCAAGGTATTACTTGTCAATAGGAGATACTGATAAGGCTTTTATGATGGTTGATGAGAATTTTTCTCATGTAAAAATTATAAAAAATAGTGATATTATTCAAAAATGTAATGATTGGGCATGGTATTTCTATGAAAACTCAGAAAATGCGTCTCAATTGAGTACTGCCTTAAAATGGGTTGATTATGGTATATCCATAAATAACTCTTATGACTTTATTGACACTAAAGCTCATTTATATTACAAATTAGGTAGGATGGACGAAGCCGAAGAATTAGCAACGCAAGTGCTTCAGCATTACAAGTCAATTGATAAAGACACAACTAACATTACTGCACTTTTGGCAAAAGTAAAAATTAATTAA
- a CDS encoding lysophospholipid acyltransferase family protein, translating into MFFIRFISRLPFPLVYLLSNCIAFVMGTFMRYRRSVIMENLSICFPEKSLLEKYVIQKKFYRNLADVGLETIKSMTMSVTDMKKRVRIKNLELLKSYIDKEQPLILLTGHICNWEWQLAGIASHLNIPIGAVYKPLASEFSEKMMQEIRARFGGYPVPMANTMREILIRKKKGDMFFFGLVADQSPPGYDKKKEWVDFFGRESAFFAGPEKITEYMNFPVVYSKITRQKRGYYDIEIIPVFDGNRYQKGTHQILNKFASLLEDNIKIAPSNWLWSHKRWKYSKND; encoded by the coding sequence ATGTTTTTTATTCGATTTATCTCAAGGCTCCCCTTTCCTTTAGTATATCTATTATCAAATTGTATTGCTTTTGTAATGGGTACTTTTATGCGTTACAGAAGAAGTGTTATAATGGAAAATTTAAGTATCTGTTTTCCTGAAAAATCACTTTTAGAAAAATACGTCATACAGAAAAAATTCTATAGAAATTTAGCCGATGTTGGTTTAGAAACAATTAAAAGTATGACAATGTCTGTAACAGACATGAAGAAAAGAGTGCGTATTAAAAATTTAGAGTTACTTAAAAGTTATATTGATAAAGAACAACCCTTAATATTATTGACAGGTCATATTTGTAATTGGGAATGGCAATTAGCAGGTATTGCTTCTCATTTAAACATTCCTATTGGTGCTGTTTATAAACCTTTAGCCAGTGAATTTTCTGAGAAAATGATGCAAGAAATTCGTGCAAGGTTTGGTGGTTATCCTGTTCCGATGGCAAACACAATGAGAGAGATTTTGATTCGAAAGAAGAAAGGAGATATGTTTTTCTTTGGACTAGTAGCAGATCAATCTCCACCAGGATATGATAAAAAGAAAGAATGGGTAGATTTTTTTGGTAGAGAAAGTGCCTTTTTTGCTGGACCTGAAAAGATCACTGAATATATGAACTTCCCTGTGGTTTACTCTAAAATTACAAGACAAAAAAGAGGATATTATGATATAGAAATAATACCTGTTTTTGATGGAAATAGATATCAAAAAGGAACACATCAGATATTAAATAAGTTTGCATCTCTTTTAGAAGATAACATTAAAATAGCACCATCAAATTGGTTATGGTCACATAAAAGATGGAAGTATTCGAAGAACGATTAA
- a CDS encoding YwbE family protein: MDGKKRSNIKIGGHVNIVLKEDQRTGDLTEGFVEKILTKSPNHPHGIKVRLETGEVGRVKEILEDGEF; this comes from the coding sequence ATGGACGGAAAGAAAAGAAGTAATATCAAAATAGGCGGTCATGTAAATATCGTCTTAAAAGAAGATCAACGTACAGGAGATCTTACAGAAGGTTTTGTAGAAAAAATACTTACAAAATCTCCTAACCACCCTCACGGTATCAAAGTGCGTTTAGAAACTGGAGAAGTTGGCAGGGTAAAAGAAATTTTGGAAGACGGAGAATTTTAA
- a CDS encoding DEAD/DEAH box helicase → MTFEELKLSNFLQNAIRDIEYVNVTPIQEEAFPVIASGKDMIGIAQTGTGKTMAYLLPILQNLKFSKQDDPRILIVVPTRELVAQVVDEITVLSKYLSIRTIGVYGGTNINTQKQKIHEGVDIVVGTPGRVYDLALSGVLKFKTIQKFVIDEVDEMLDLGFRPQLTRMMDLLPPRRQNIMFSATLTKDVEEIITTFFNKPEKVEIARTGTPAEKVIQRAYHVPNFFTKVNMLEHLLANEPDMEKVLIFVRNKKLADRLHETIDKKYPEQTGIIHSNKSQNFRFRAIENFEKGTSKILVATDIIARGLDIKGITHIINFDTPEVPEEYIHRIGRTGRADEKGIAITFINEAEQEYQMMIEELMNNPIPLEQMPEEVPISTIFSEEEKPKLSDKNYLQTKKVNNDDGGGAFHVKVGINNPENQTKKVHRGPKKTKPVNRGRLKRKFRKK, encoded by the coding sequence GTGACGTTTGAAGAATTAAAACTGAGCAATTTTTTACAAAATGCAATTCGTGATATTGAGTACGTTAATGTTACTCCTATTCAAGAAGAAGCATTCCCTGTTATTGCTTCAGGTAAAGATATGATTGGTATTGCGCAAACAGGTACAGGTAAAACAATGGCTTACCTATTGCCAATACTTCAAAATTTAAAATTCTCTAAGCAGGATGACCCCCGAATTTTAATCGTGGTTCCTACTAGAGAGTTAGTAGCACAAGTTGTAGATGAAATTACCGTTTTATCTAAATACTTATCTATTAGAACTATTGGTGTTTATGGAGGTACAAACATTAATACACAAAAACAAAAAATTCATGAAGGTGTAGACATTGTAGTCGGTACACCTGGTAGAGTTTATGATTTAGCACTTTCTGGTGTGTTGAAATTTAAAACAATACAGAAATTTGTTATTGATGAAGTTGACGAAATGTTAGATCTAGGTTTTAGACCTCAACTAACAAGAATGATGGATTTACTCCCTCCACGCCGACAAAATATTATGTTTTCAGCAACGCTTACTAAAGATGTTGAAGAAATAATAACTACTTTCTTTAATAAACCAGAGAAGGTTGAAATTGCTCGAACGGGTACTCCAGCTGAAAAGGTAATACAACGTGCATACCACGTTCCTAACTTTTTTACAAAAGTAAATATGTTAGAACACCTTTTAGCAAATGAACCTGACATGGAGAAAGTGTTGATTTTTGTAAGAAATAAAAAACTTGCAGATAGATTACACGAAACTATTGATAAAAAATATCCTGAACAAACGGGAATTATCCACTCTAACAAATCTCAGAACTTTAGATTTAGAGCAATTGAAAATTTTGAAAAAGGTACTTCAAAGATTTTAGTAGCTACAGATATTATTGCACGTGGTTTAGACATCAAGGGTATCACTCATATTATAAATTTTGATACTCCTGAAGTTCCTGAAGAATATATTCACCGTATAGGTAGAACAGGTAGAGCTGATGAAAAAGGTATTGCTATCACTTTTATTAATGAAGCAGAGCAGGAATACCAAATGATGATAGAGGAATTAATGAATAATCCTATTCCTTTAGAGCAAATGCCTGAAGAAGTTCCTATATCTACTATTTTTTCTGAAGAAGAAAAACCTAAATTATCTGATAAAAATTACCTTCAAACCAAAAAGGTTAATAATGATGATGGTGGTGGTGCTTTCCATGTAAAAGTTGGAATTAATAACCCAGAAAATCAGACTAAGAAAGTACATAGGGGACCTAAGAAAACAAAACCTGTAAATAGAGGTCGTTTAAAACGAAAATTCCGTAAGAAATAA
- a CDS encoding ABC transporter ATP-binding protein, with the protein MSNLIIENLTKTYPNGVKALDNLSLEINSGMFGLLGPNGAGKSSLMRTLATLQVPDNGTITLNGTDIINEPEQLRRVLGYLPQEFGVYPKITAEDLLDHMAILKGITNKKERTETVNYLLQKVNLYEKRKKAVKSFSGGMKQRIGIAQALIGDPKLIIVDEPTAGLDPGERNRFHNLLADVGENVIVILSTHIVEDVRELCTDMAIMNQGKIMYKGSPENVLSELDGLVWQKTIARKDIDEYVNNFKVISNKMVSGKTVIHVLSSSSPAEGFTQVEPDLEDVFFAKTSANFLSE; encoded by the coding sequence ATGTCAAATTTAATCATCGAAAATCTAACTAAAACCTATCCTAATGGAGTGAAAGCTCTTGATAACTTATCACTAGAAATTAACAGTGGAATGTTTGGCCTTTTAGGTCCTAATGGTGCAGGTAAATCATCACTAATGCGTACGCTTGCAACATTACAAGTACCAGACAATGGTACTATTACTTTAAATGGAACGGACATTATTAATGAACCAGAACAATTAAGAAGGGTTTTAGGTTATTTACCTCAAGAATTTGGTGTGTACCCCAAAATTACCGCAGAAGATTTACTAGATCATATGGCTATTTTAAAAGGAATAACCAATAAAAAAGAAAGAACTGAAACTGTAAACTACTTACTTCAAAAAGTAAATTTATACGAAAAAAGAAAGAAGGCTGTTAAAAGTTTTTCTGGAGGTATGAAGCAACGTATAGGCATTGCTCAAGCATTAATTGGAGATCCTAAACTAATAATCGTTGATGAGCCTACAGCTGGGTTAGATCCTGGTGAAAGAAATCGTTTTCACAATTTACTTGCTGATGTTGGAGAAAATGTAATTGTTATATTATCAACGCATATTGTTGAAGATGTTCGAGAACTATGTACTGATATGGCAATTATGAACCAAGGTAAAATTATGTACAAAGGTTCTCCTGAAAATGTACTTAGTGAACTAGATGGCCTTGTTTGGCAAAAAACAATTGCAAGAAAAGATATTGACGAGTATGTGAATAATTTTAAGGTTATTTCTAACAAAATGGTTAGTGGTAAAACAGTAATTCATGTTTTAAGTTCAAGTTCTCCAGCTGAAGGTTTTACACAAGTTGAACCAGATTTGGAAGATGTATTTTTCGCTAAAACTTCTGCAAACTTCCTTTCTGAATAA
- a CDS encoding RNA polymerase sigma factor, whose amino-acid sequence MSIEFYEEYIESNKAIIYKICRAYTHSKLEFDDYFQEVCLQLWKSKEAYNHQSKLSTWVYRVTLNTCLSIIKSEKREVDTVEINESFDHHSDLEDTEAQERLNTLYMGIRQLKKADRAIIVLYLEDKSYQEIAEIIGISMSNVGVKINRIKQQLKESIVWKSLI is encoded by the coding sequence ATGTCGATAGAATTTTACGAGGAATATATCGAAAGTAATAAAGCGATTATCTATAAAATTTGTCGAGCTTATACCCATTCAAAATTAGAATTTGATGATTATTTTCAAGAGGTGTGTTTACAACTTTGGAAATCAAAAGAAGCCTATAATCATCAATCTAAATTATCTACATGGGTATATAGAGTGACATTAAATACTTGTCTTTCGATTATAAAATCAGAAAAAAGAGAAGTAGATACTGTAGAAATTAATGAAAGTTTTGATCATCATTCTGATTTAGAAGATACAGAAGCCCAAGAAAGGTTAAATACCTTATATATGGGAATTAGACAATTGAAAAAAGCAGATCGTGCCATAATCGTCTTGTATTTAGAAGATAAAAGTTACCAAGAAATAGCAGAAATTATAGGTATTTCTATGAGTAATGTTGGTGTTAAAATCAACAGAATAAAACAACAATTAAAAGAAAGTATAGTATGGAAGAGTTTGATTTAA
- a CDS encoding GNAT family N-acetyltransferase: MQSRIASSEDYKKIALLFDQYRIFYQQKSNLKGAEEFIKNRLENNESVIFIVEDTSHKMVGFVQLYPLFSSTRLQRLWLLNDLYVEETARGNGCSLLLINEAKKHAVATNSAGLILETEKVNEIGNNLYPRTGFQLDNEHNYYAWEPTKV, from the coding sequence ATGCAAAGCAGAATAGCATCTTCGGAAGATTATAAAAAAATTGCTCTCCTTTTTGATCAATATAGAATTTTTTATCAACAAAAAAGTAATTTAAAGGGAGCTGAGGAGTTTATTAAAAACCGATTAGAAAATAATGAATCGGTAATTTTTATTGTTGAAGATACTAGCCATAAAATGGTTGGTTTTGTACAACTGTATCCACTTTTTTCGTCTACTAGGTTACAACGTTTGTGGTTACTTAATGATCTTTATGTAGAGGAAACAGCAAGAGGTAATGGGTGTTCTCTTTTACTAATTAACGAAGCTAAAAAACATGCTGTAGCAACCAATTCAGCAGGCTTAATATTAGAAACGGAAAAAGTAAATGAAATAGGAAATAATCTTTATCCAAGAACAGGTTTTCAGCTTGATAATGAACATAATTATTATGCTTGGGAACCAACTAAAGTTTAA
- a CDS encoding aldo/keto reductase: MSSKSLKLNNGKEIPSIGLGTWKSKPGEVYEAVKKAIQLGYRHIDCASIYGNEPEVGSAIKECIGEGIVNREDLFITSKLWNDAHLAADVPKALNKTLEDLKLNYLDLYLIHWPVAYKPGITFTQKREEFLTAEEAPILETWGAMEKLVDEGKVLSIGVSNFSIRNLETILTNARIQPVINQIEMHPLNQQRTMMEYADVHNIILTAYSPLGTKDSLAVKDGVHPPVLLENELLIEIAEKHNATPAQIMLAWANRRETVAIPKSVHEERLKQNLDSLSIALTPWDLREISRLNEKYRFSDGDPFTSGGSPYTKEYLWD, translated from the coding sequence ATGAGCAGCAAATCTTTAAAATTAAATAACGGTAAAGAAATTCCAAGTATTGGTCTTGGAACTTGGAAATCTAAGCCAGGTGAAGTTTATGAAGCCGTAAAAAAAGCTATTCAGTTAGGATATAGACATATTGATTGTGCTTCTATTTATGGTAATGAACCAGAAGTAGGAAGTGCAATTAAAGAATGTATAGGTGAAGGAATTGTAAATAGAGAAGATTTATTTATCACTTCTAAGTTATGGAATGATGCACATTTAGCGGCAGATGTTCCTAAAGCATTAAATAAAACATTAGAAGATCTTAAATTAAATTATTTAGACCTTTATCTAATTCATTGGCCTGTTGCTTACAAACCGGGCATCACTTTTACACAAAAAAGAGAAGAGTTTCTTACTGCAGAAGAGGCTCCAATTTTAGAAACGTGGGGTGCTATGGAGAAGTTAGTTGATGAGGGTAAAGTGTTATCAATAGGAGTGTCGAATTTTAGTATCAGAAATTTAGAAACAATTCTTACTAATGCTAGAATCCAGCCTGTAATTAATCAGATAGAAATGCATCCGTTAAACCAGCAAAGAACAATGATGGAATATGCAGATGTACACAATATAATTTTAACAGCTTATTCTCCCTTAGGAACTAAAGATAGTTTGGCTGTAAAAGATGGAGTTCACCCTCCTGTTTTATTAGAGAATGAATTGCTTATTGAAATTGCTGAGAAACATAACGCTACACCAGCTCAAATAATGTTAGCATGGGCCAACCGTAGAGAAACTGTAGCGATCCCTAAATCTGTTCATGAAGAGAGATTAAAACAAAATTTAGATTCTTTATCTATTGCTTTAACTCCTTGGGATCTGAGAGAAATTTCTAGATTAAACGAGAAATATCGTTTCTCTGATGGAGATCCTTTTACATCTGGAGGAAGCCCTTATACGAAAGAATATCTTTGGGATTAA
- a CDS encoding FKBP-type peptidyl-prolyl cis-trans isomerase gives MKATKDKVVTLVYKLTSENAEGELLQHVEKEEAFDFLFGHMDVLPEFEAQLEGKEAGYKFSFGISKDDAYGETQEQAVIKIPKEVFNIEDKVEQDQLLQVGNVLPMVGPDEMPMEGEVKEVHEDHVVMDFNHPLAGVNLYFTGEILDVRDATKEELEEAINAENADGIEGLDL, from the coding sequence ATGAAAGCAACAAAAGATAAAGTAGTCACTTTAGTATATAAATTGACGAGCGAAAATGCGGAAGGTGAACTTTTACAACACGTAGAAAAAGAAGAAGCATTTGACTTTTTATTCGGACATATGGACGTTCTTCCTGAGTTTGAAGCACAATTAGAAGGAAAAGAAGCAGGATATAAATTCTCTTTTGGAATTTCTAAAGATGATGCTTACGGAGAAACTCAAGAGCAAGCAGTTATTAAGATTCCTAAGGAAGTTTTTAATATTGAAGATAAAGTTGAACAAGACCAATTATTACAAGTTGGTAACGTTTTACCAATGGTAGGTCCTGATGAAATGCCAATGGAAGGTGAAGTAAAAGAAGTACATGAAGACCATGTAGTAATGGACTTTAACCACCCATTAGCTGGTGTGAACTTATATTTTACAGGAGAAATTCTTGACGTAAGAGATGCTACTAAAGAAGAACTAGAAGAAGCTATTAATGCAGAAAATGCAGATGGCATCGAAGGTTTAGATTTATAG
- a CDS encoding sulfatase-like hydrolase/transferase, whose amino-acid sequence MAIIRLLIILSLLFTSCTQKVEDNLTEIIEDVEDDLVIEDSVTNENEEDVVIHSNPNILLVLIDDIGKDALSTYSEGVTYANTPTLDSIANSGLIFNNMWVNPACSPTRASLITGKYPSNNGVMAVSEVLSSSETSLHQYIRNNTNDTYSTALIGKWHLSGLRNMESPLNYGVGYYSGTMEGGTSSYYDWELSDGETTTAMEDTYITSMFTDIAIDWIDEQEQPWFLWLAYTAPHTPFHVPPTNLHYQGTLTDNQSTIDANPLPYYLASIEALDTELSRLLASVPDLENTVIIILGDNGVDTKVVQTPYQQGQVKGSLHEGGINTPFFISGPSIRIGTDNGMHNVTDLFTTIGNIAGVSTTSIHDSQSFYQNLINDSPSGRSFNYSETTNGYTVFDGTHKYMLTEQGNEKFFDLSDDPYESINYIRRTMTTEQTTAKNKLIAIGDSIKNANSQF is encoded by the coding sequence ATGGCTATTATAAGATTACTTATTATCCTTTCCTTGCTTTTTACATCTTGTACACAAAAAGTGGAAGATAATCTCACCGAAATTATTGAAGATGTGGAAGATGACCTCGTTATAGAAGATTCTGTTACCAATGAAAACGAAGAAGACGTTGTTATTCATTCCAATCCAAATATTTTATTAGTACTCATTGATGACATTGGAAAAGATGCATTAAGCACCTATTCTGAAGGGGTAACCTATGCAAATACGCCTACACTAGATTCTATCGCTAATTCTGGTTTAATATTTAATAATATGTGGGTAAACCCTGCTTGTTCACCAACAAGAGCCTCTTTAATTACAGGTAAATACCCTTCAAATAATGGTGTAATGGCAGTAAGTGAGGTATTATCATCGTCAGAAACAAGTCTTCATCAATATATAAGAAACAATACGAATGATACATATAGTACTGCATTAATTGGAAAATGGCACTTATCTGGTTTAAGAAATATGGAGAGCCCTTTAAACTATGGGGTAGGTTATTATTCTGGAACGATGGAAGGGGGAACAAGTAGTTATTATGACTGGGAATTATCTGATGGCGAAACAACAACTGCTATGGAAGATACATATATTACATCTATGTTTACAGATATAGCTATTGATTGGATTGATGAACAAGAACAACCGTGGTTTCTATGGCTTGCCTACACTGCTCCTCATACTCCATTTCACGTTCCGCCAACTAATTTGCATTATCAAGGTACATTAACTGATAATCAAAGTACAATAGACGCAAATCCCCTTCCTTATTATTTAGCAAGTATAGAAGCATTAGATACAGAGCTTTCGAGGTTATTGGCTTCTGTGCCAGATCTTGAAAATACAGTAATAATTATACTAGGAGATAATGGTGTAGATACTAAAGTTGTTCAAACTCCTTATCAACAAGGTCAAGTAAAAGGCAGTTTGCATGAAGGTGGAATTAACACTCCATTTTTCATTTCAGGTCCTTCTATAAGAATTGGCACTGACAACGGAATGCATAACGTTACAGACCTCTTCACAACTATTGGAAACATAGCAGGCGTATCAACAACATCCATTCATGATAGTCAATCATTTTATCAGAACCTTATAAATGATTCTCCTTCAGGAAGAAGCTTTAATTATTCTGAAACTACAAATGGTTATACTGTTTTTGATGGTACACATAAATACATGCTCACAGAACAAGGAAATGAAAAATTCTTTGATTTATCTGATGACCCTTATGAAAGTATAAATTACATAAGGAGAACAATGACTACAGAACAAACAACAGCAAAAAATAAATTAATAGCTATTGGTGACTCCATCAAAAATGCCAATAGTCAATTTTAA
- a CDS encoding FKBP-type peptidyl-prolyl cis-trans isomerase: MGELKITNGLVVSMTYRLYENDANGKFIEEAPKEDPFLFFVGAGGVLPKFEAALLGKKEGDKFQLALQANDAYGQVVEDYRNVKVDKNAFGFADKEEEEAMLQIGHILSVADQDGDVYDGLITSIGKKDVTMDLNHDLAGKNLFFDGEIIEVREPTKEEEDFDGEGVEIMPSK, translated from the coding sequence ATGGGAGAATTAAAAATTACAAATGGACTTGTTGTTTCTATGACGTACCGATTGTACGAAAATGATGCAAATGGCAAGTTTATCGAAGAAGCACCAAAAGAAGATCCATTTTTATTCTTTGTAGGTGCAGGTGGTGTTTTACCTAAGTTTGAGGCTGCTCTATTAGGTAAGAAAGAAGGAGACAAGTTTCAATTAGCGCTCCAAGCAAATGATGCTTATGGACAAGTAGTTGAAGATTACAGAAATGTAAAAGTAGATAAAAATGCTTTTGGATTTGCTGATAAAGAAGAAGAAGAAGCGATGTTACAGATAGGACATATTCTTTCTGTTGCAGATCAAGATGGCGATGTATATGATGGCTTGATTACTAGTATTGGTAAAAAAGATGTTACTATGGATTTAAATCATGATTTAGCAGGTAAAAATCTGTTTTTTGATGGAGAAATTATCGAAGTTCGTGAACCAACAAAAGAAGAAGAAGATTTTGATGGTGAAGGAGTTGAAATCATGCCTTCAAAATAA
- a CDS encoding YfiT family bacillithiol transferase, which translates to MEKLVSTEQELKFPIGEFQLPSNISDNQLQLWIHEIKIFPQRLIKIVNGLSEQELNYKYRPGGWTIKQVVHHCADSHMNSYMRFKLALTEDTPAIRPYYEDRWAELHDSNDEDVSDALNFLTYLHKRWIRLLEGLSSEELNRAFFHPENQKHTSLKENIGIYAWHGCHHIAHIKKAIERKGQF; encoded by the coding sequence ATGGAAAAACTAGTATCAACAGAACAGGAATTAAAATTCCCTATTGGAGAATTTCAACTACCATCAAATATTTCAGACAACCAACTCCAACTTTGGATACACGAGATTAAGATATTTCCCCAACGTCTTATTAAAATAGTGAATGGTTTATCTGAACAAGAATTGAATTATAAATACAGACCTGGTGGGTGGACTATTAAACAAGTTGTACATCATTGTGCCGATAGCCACATGAATAGCTATATGCGTTTTAAATTAGCTCTTACAGAAGATACTCCGGCTATTCGACCTTACTATGAAGACCGTTGGGCTGAATTACATGATAGTAATGATGAAGACGTGTCAGATGCTTTAAATTTTCTTACTTATTTACATAAAAGATGGATTCGCTTATTGGAAGGTTTATCATCTGAAGAATTAAATAGAGCATTCTTTCACCCTGAAAATCAAAAACACACATCTTTAAAAGAAAATATTGGAATTTATGCATGGCACGGTTGCCATCATATTGCTCATATTAAGAAAGCAATTGAACGCAAAGGACAGTTTTAA